The following proteins are co-located in the Methanomassiliicoccales archaeon genome:
- a CDS encoding DsrE family protein, with protein MAKTMVIQLRTGSMMSMDSNVAIKLARAALEKGYNVRMFGYGEGVTVIKDGQDPKRFPNVGKEIKELVEQKGLVVTVCETCCAARGIHRGEEIKGTKIGSLTNDFSKFISEGDRLVTIAR; from the coding sequence ATGGCTAAGACCATGGTAATACAACTAAGGACGGGAAGCATGATGAGCATGGACTCCAACGTAGCCATTAAGTTGGCAAGGGCGGCACTGGAGAAGGGCTACAACGTGCGCATGTTCGGCTACGGGGAAGGAGTGACGGTTATAAAGGACGGACAAGACCCTAAAAGATTCCCAAATGTGGGTAAAGAGATAAAGGAGCTCGTCGAACAAAAGGGATTGGTCGTAACGGTATGCGAGACATGCTGTGCTGCCAGAGGAATACACCGCGGTGAGGAAATAAAGGGCACCAAGATCGGTTCTTTGACTAATGATTTTAGCAAGTTTATAAGCGAGGGTGACAGACTCGTGACTATCGCCAGGTGA
- the tusB gene encoding sulfurtransferase complex subunit TusB has translation MPSILFIMLKSPHENVNLDLVNKLGQDSKKGALLIEDAVYYAVNEKERKNLEERVDEVFVIKDDLAARGFRGKAGGRFKEIDYQEAVDLIMEKYERTITI, from the coding sequence ATGCCCTCCATCCTCTTCATCATGTTAAAGTCTCCCCATGAGAACGTGAACTTGGATTTGGTGAATAAACTTGGTCAAGATTCCAAGAAGGGTGCCTTGCTCATTGAGGACGCAGTATATTATGCTGTGAATGAAAAGGAAAGGAAGAATCTAGAAGAGCGCGTTGACGAAGTCTTCGTAATTAAGGACGACTTGGCTGCTCGAGGATTCAGGGGTAAGGCAGGAGGGAGATTCAAGGAGATTGATTACCAAGAAGCTGTGGATTTAATCATGGAAAAGTACGAACGCACGATAACCATTTGA
- a CDS encoding DsrE/DsrF/DrsH-like family protein — protein sequence MTDVKKIAIVVSEGTFDKGMMAMMIANTATSMGMEVHVFGTFFGLNLLKKGYRPKAPGLFRLFTGMFRKKMKAVGVEDYPEQVKMAMDLGVNLYACGTSMGVMNVKEEDLYPGVKILGAAGFLNIAADSDMQFFIG from the coding sequence ATGACAGATGTCAAGAAAATCGCTATTGTAGTTTCTGAAGGAACATTTGACAAAGGTATGATGGCTATGATGATAGCCAACACCGCTACAAGCATGGGCATGGAAGTTCATGTCTTCGGTACTTTCTTCGGTTTGAATCTTTTAAAGAAGGGATATCGCCCCAAAGCCCCTGGCTTATTCCGTTTGTTCACAGGCATGTTCAGGAAGAAAATGAAAGCTGTGGGCGTTGAGGATTATCCGGAGCAGGTTAAGATGGCTATGGATTTAGGCGTCAATCTATATGCTTGCGGAACCAGCATGGGGGTAATGAACGTGAAAGAAGAGGATCTGTATCCAGGGGTGAAGATTTTAGGGGCAGCTGGGTTCCTGAACATCGCAGCAGATTCTGATATGCAATTTTTCATCGGGTGA
- a CDS encoding sulfurtransferase TusA family protein: protein MQKDASLDARGLMCPMPIVKLAKKIKELQIGQVLELIADDPGAKEDVPAWCQRTQNELLETKQEGKIFYFYIKRKV from the coding sequence ATGCAAAAAGATGCAAGTTTGGATGCGAGAGGATTAATGTGCCCTATGCCCATCGTTAAATTGGCCAAAAAAATCAAGGAACTTCAAATAGGCCAGGTCTTAGAATTGATCGCTGATGACCCTGGGGCAAAAGAGGACGTTCCTGCCTGGTGCCAAAGGACTCAAAATGAGCTCCTGGAAACAAAACAAGAGGGCAAGATATTTTATTTCTATATCAAAAGGAAGGTTTGA
- a CDS encoding helix-turn-helix domain-containing protein, with protein MPGGYEMLPERVSDITTCQDLIQCAYNLGEFEVLVYYALVESGPMRADELAVIIGRDRSTVYRSLQKLMTCGMVYRETKSMEKGGYYHIYKAISKKDLKEKLEKCVNDWYSRMQDVLKKFLEEARTR; from the coding sequence ATGCCCGGAGGTTATGAGATGCTTCCCGAGCGTGTTTCAGACATCACCACTTGTCAGGATCTCATACAATGCGCCTATAATTTGGGAGAGTTTGAGGTCCTCGTCTATTATGCCTTAGTGGAATCGGGGCCTATGCGAGCGGACGAGCTAGCCGTTATTATAGGACGAGACCGAAGCACAGTATACAGATCACTCCAGAAGCTGATGACTTGTGGAATGGTGTATAGAGAAACGAAGAGCATGGAAAAGGGCGGCTATTATCATATTTATAAGGCCATTAGCAAGAAGGACTTAAAGGAGAAATTGGAAAAATGCGTTAACGATTGGTATTCACGCATGCAAGACGTTTTGAAAAAATTTCTAGAAGAAGCTAGGACCAGATAG
- the pyrB gene encoding aspartate carbamoyltransferase: MNFKGKDIVSIRDLTRAEMDRILDLAEKMIPYAKGESFTKVLEGRILANLFFEPSTRTHMSFTTAMSRLGGRTMEMAHPSMLSVAKGETLADTIRMVESYSDVIVLRHPYEGSARLAAHFSSKPVINAGDGAGQHPTQTLLDLFTIRREFNRIEGVKVALVGDLKYGRTVHSLAEALTMFGAEVTFVAPANLQMPRETVRQVERLGGKPKLTSKLEDVIKDLDVLYVTRIQKERFPDPTEYQKVAGYYRIDNDLLREAKKDLIVMHPLPRVDEIAPEVDGTAHARYFVQAFNGVPVRMALLLLVLGGELE; this comes from the coding sequence ATGAATTTCAAGGGAAAGGACATAGTGTCCATCCGAGACCTTACTAGAGCTGAGATGGATAGAATACTTGACCTAGCGGAAAAAATGATACCATACGCAAAAGGTGAGTCTTTCACGAAGGTGCTCGAGGGGCGTATTTTGGCCAACCTCTTTTTCGAGCCGTCCACACGTACGCATATGTCCTTTACTACGGCCATGTCCCGTTTGGGGGGGCGCACGATGGAAATGGCTCATCCCTCAATGTTATCTGTCGCCAAGGGTGAGACCCTAGCAGATACCATCCGAATGGTGGAATCCTATTCTGATGTCATTGTCTTGAGACATCCATATGAAGGGTCAGCCAGATTGGCTGCTCACTTCTCCTCGAAACCTGTCATTAACGCTGGAGACGGCGCGGGTCAGCATCCCACCCAGACCCTTTTAGATCTCTTCACGATAAGGAGGGAGTTCAACCGCATTGAAGGTGTCAAGGTAGCCTTAGTGGGTGATCTAAAATATGGCCGCACAGTTCATTCCCTGGCAGAAGCATTGACGATGTTTGGAGCGGAGGTCACTTTCGTCGCTCCGGCAAATCTCCAAATGCCGCGTGAGACTGTACGTCAGGTAGAAAGACTCGGTGGAAAGCCCAAGCTGACCTCAAAATTAGAGGATGTGATTAAAGATCTTGATGTATTGTATGTCACTCGCATACAAAAGGAGAGGTTTCCAGATCCGACTGAATACCAAAAGGTAGCGGGGTATTATCGAATAGATAACGACCTTCTACGTGAGGCCAAGAAAGATCTTATCGTTATGCATCCTCTGCCTCGAGTGGATGAGATTGCTCCTGAAGTTGATGGGACTGCGCACGCGCGCTATTTCGTACAAGCATTCAATGGTGTACCTGTAAGGATGGCGTTATTACTGCTCGTTCTCGGAGGTGAGCTTGAATGA
- the pyrI gene encoding aspartate carbamoyltransferase regulatory subunit, giving the protein MKEFKVTPIRNGTVIDHIDCGMALKVLRIIGVSGNNVHSPVSVLMHVPSSKVGFKDVVKVEDRELDPKEVDKIALISPNATINIIRDFNVAEKFKVSLPSVVKGIVRCGNPSCITNLKEPVEPEFTVESKNPPLLRCIYCDRILEDIGEQLI; this is encoded by the coding sequence ATGAAGGAGTTCAAGGTAACGCCGATAAGGAATGGGACAGTGATAGACCACATCGATTGCGGCATGGCCTTGAAGGTCTTAAGAATAATCGGTGTTTCTGGTAATAATGTCCATTCACCTGTTAGTGTACTGATGCACGTCCCTTCCTCAAAGGTTGGATTCAAGGATGTAGTGAAGGTAGAGGACAGGGAACTGGACCCAAAAGAAGTGGATAAGATAGCTTTGATTTCTCCAAATGCGACCATCAATATTATTAGAGATTTTAATGTCGCAGAGAAATTTAAAGTCTCCTTGCCCAGTGTGGTAAAGGGTATAGTCCGTTGCGGCAATCCCAGCTGTATAACGAATCTTAAAGAACCAGTTGAGCCTGAGTTCACCGTTGAGTCAAAGAATCCTCCCTTGCTCAGATGCATATACTGTGATAGGATTCTGGAGGATATCGGGGAACAATTGATTTGA
- a CDS encoding roadblock/LC7 domain-containing protein, whose protein sequence is MISDADNARSVRGDVQVQQTKSVEGILDEIIQQEFVSDPGIYSVSIVSKTGLMIAGRSASPSKPETFSAMAAIMYSSAEATRTDALKDKLEYILGIFRNSKLVICEVSSSLLIVVTADRNIETEKILENMNKVITRTKQELVWLR, encoded by the coding sequence TTGATATCGGACGCTGATAATGCCAGGTCTGTCAGAGGGGATGTCCAAGTGCAGCAGACTAAATCAGTAGAAGGGATTCTCGATGAGATAATCCAGCAAGAGTTCGTTTCCGATCCTGGTATCTATTCCGTCTCTATCGTCTCTAAGACTGGTTTGATGATAGCTGGACGTTCTGCCTCACCATCTAAGCCAGAGACCTTCTCAGCAATGGCCGCGATAATGTATTCATCCGCAGAAGCCACTCGCACAGACGCTCTGAAGGACAAATTGGAATACATTCTTGGCATTTTCCGCAATAGCAAGCTTGTCATTTGTGAAGTAAGCTCATCACTTCTGATCGTGGTCACTGCAGACCGTAATATTGAGACAGAAAAAATCTTAGAAAATATGAATAAAGTAATAACAAGGACGAAACAGGAATTGGTCTGGCTTCGCTGA
- a CDS encoding AAA family ATPase encodes MRIIVLTGMPGSGKEEFVQVGISMGYDVVRMGDVVREEAKRLGVINNDKNIGGFAHSERLKYGYDIWAKRTIPHIHHEKTIIDGSRGLDELSVFKEAFKDAVKVVAIHTSPKPRFERLQRRGRADAPNNFEEFEERDKRELSWGIGSLIALADIMLVNESTLECFKRSVRSLLEELSK; translated from the coding sequence ATGCGGATAATAGTTCTCACCGGGATGCCCGGTTCAGGAAAGGAAGAGTTTGTGCAGGTCGGAATATCGATGGGCTACGATGTCGTAAGGATGGGAGACGTAGTGAGGGAAGAAGCGAAACGCCTTGGTGTGATAAATAATGACAAGAATATAGGTGGTTTCGCACATTCCGAGCGCTTGAAATATGGGTATGATATCTGGGCCAAAAGAACCATACCACACATACACCATGAGAAGACCATAATTGATGGTAGCCGAGGCCTTGATGAGCTATCTGTGTTCAAGGAAGCTTTTAAGGATGCTGTAAAGGTAGTGGCAATCCATACTTCTCCTAAACCTAGGTTCGAGAGATTGCAAAGGCGCGGAAGAGCAGACGCACCAAATAATTTTGAAGAATTCGAGGAAAGAGACAAAAGGGAGCTATCCTGGGGAATCGGGAGCTTAATCGCTCTGGCAGATATTATGCTAGTGAATGAATCCACCCTGGAGTGCTTCAAGAGAAGTGTAAGATCGTTGTTGGAGGAGCTCAGTAAATGA
- a CDS encoding PKD domain-containing protein: protein MGPMGWLVRWGIVALAVAMFLSSSIVIPSSALISSTIIGELPKPCSFSVETPFQYSAQTIFQQEAVFGNYSFVMKLDPWTKDFALGDMNNDGLADLVTISNYTRSICIYNRTSQGSFDNTPRRITNPSFSDVRSIVLGDLLGKDGLNDIAVSYNESYEGKIAILDQSTSFAIAKTLPTSLEPFEIVIGVFSNDDNCLAVVCRGDPNAKYDDFVDIWKYPFSFYDRRTHPIGSISSFSRSEFLTVGDINGDNRDDIVVANKGGANVFIMYQPDAWKSDWSTYLMPINFLETRAADIILGDILGNGRNDLVFANSAEIGGYSQIVIFENNGSGFNSNPHSIIQTSIGLSSLAIGDLANDSMTDVIALSRTARHASLYCQSPARTFSNVPSAKIPLDVNPIKTVIDRSTGSPEGILVLCQGENNQPSTITFFLSRPEGVGNADLNAFTTPNGPGDLDVGKTQKGDVIVATVLSSSNQIMIYDLKGGKTKILPTQEGPISLCWGRFDLDEDDDLAILNSVSGSVSIYRGGDIFNSSYPTANLSLGIVGGKEIAKLSVRGDGFDDIVITHSLGSTILFNSENGQYFNPMVTEELGTGIAGQRTWVTIGDFNGDGIKADLGIINQLSNRVEIYIRNSTGSPGQYYDLMPRAMLARTGEKFSGLAVGDFGGSVRDDIAILTESGKILVYLQQAIGFDNYYVFTEANATILLKGAGSSITSEDLNDDGLDDIAVGLLDSPEAIVLLRTGSSSFDKFFFFTTGSNPSNLIACDLNDDDRMDLMASSPNSFCLSFWLQKNLRPLAVASASSYLEREGAIITFNANGSSDSFSDLALLNYTWSLESGMIRYGKYFTYAFMKDGSKFVSLKVTDRSGLSAYSNITLNILDNSPVASFDFTPISPFEGEAVVFMDKSSSYPDNITNWTWSFGDSTFAYVKNPIHVFQSQGTYEVSLVVRDADGSISPIYRRTIVVSDTNPHVTFVANRTSLLEGGSVAFTSTSIAGYDPIINYTWNFGDGGVAYGPEAVHTFIQNGNYIVTLTVFDSDGSSNSSRISIQVLDTSPKVSFIFSPDNAPEGTTITFTDTSESYDPISNWTWNFGDGTLGYGRTIQHIYQRNGTYSVGLTVRDGDGSIGFAVLFISVTDTSPIPLFDWEPILPDEGIPVTFYCNSISWDPLVNWTWDINHETLFGKAITYIFPDSGTYTIRLTVRDYDGSIASLSKNIIISEADLDTDFTYFPDEIFEGTVVHFHDSSYTPVDPIVAWHWDFGDGSYGYGKEITHVFTCSGEFIVSLTIMDSDGSIGKAQRKLLVLEVIPAPSFTIEPLEIIEGQYVFLNATANTFDPISKWIWRFDDGTIFYGQNITRAFKDGQCWVNLTVIDSDGTLGYVNRTFSVQDTKPIALVEVGDVIEGIATVFKDRSLTQWDPIVYWFWDFGDGTIVEGIKNVTHTYNMGGIFHLIHKVRDSDGNEDVVELTIEVVRVLPRLSLYIPKNLIEGIPVYLNSSIQSYNQIVYVNWSFGDGTYSAGGYEMSQMTKKYASQGWYNITLTVQEADLDVNSTTVKIYVQDTSPIIISFGTQDRLTSYYEYDQVWFQITATPGHDPIIRYSWDFEGTGVFVSSDPPLANMSSHRYTRSGIYIARALVTDSDGTVVYSQTYQVKIINVRPVARFTWRNDSSIPGMVWFNASSSSDTPNDINSLRYRWDFGDGEGTSYIYNQLISHTFSADGSYRVSLLVKDDDDMESSPAYVYIVVDRIPPHVVMVQDGMNATVGSAIHIAALITDAGSGIQSVMLVYRIGDGPELSVPMTPSQSPNLFTAIIEAQTNATRIVYKIVVKDNANNEKTTQEFALLVREPPGSSNILLLGMVLAALLITLGYLFARAAVAVDEVFIIYHDGRLIAHQTRRLKPGMDDHILSSMLIAIQSFVKDSFKDESSTHLQRLDFGEKKILVEKGKHIFLAVVLHGKKAGNIPRRMQKLLEDLEKSYETALSDWDGDLEKVRGIKNEIKNVFSRKPLPFLKYCEKSKESKSETG from the coding sequence ATGGGACCCATGGGTTGGTTGGTGAGATGGGGCATCGTAGCGTTAGCTGTAGCTATGTTCCTATCCTCATCCATCGTCATTCCTTCATCAGCATTAATTTCATCAACAATAATAGGTGAATTGCCTAAACCATGTTCTTTTTCAGTCGAGACACCTTTCCAATATTCTGCCCAAACTATTTTCCAACAGGAAGCGGTTTTCGGGAACTATTCCTTTGTGATGAAACTAGACCCATGGACCAAGGATTTTGCCTTAGGAGATATGAATAATGATGGGCTTGCGGACTTGGTGACGATTAGTAATTACACGAGGAGCATTTGCATATATAATCGAACAAGTCAAGGTTCTTTTGATAATACACCGAGGAGAATAACCAATCCATCGTTTTCGGATGTTAGAAGCATCGTCCTTGGTGATCTACTTGGGAAAGATGGATTGAATGACATAGCTGTTAGCTATAATGAAAGTTATGAAGGGAAGATTGCGATTTTAGACCAATCTACTTCCTTCGCCATAGCTAAAACTCTTCCCACTTCATTGGAGCCTTTTGAAATTGTAATTGGTGTCTTTTCCAATGATGATAACTGCCTTGCTGTAGTATGCAGAGGAGATCCCAACGCGAAATATGATGATTTTGTCGATATCTGGAAATATCCTTTTTCTTTTTATGATCGTAGAACTCATCCCATAGGAAGCATAAGCTCATTCTCACGGAGTGAGTTCCTTACTGTTGGAGACATCAATGGCGATAATAGGGATGACATTGTCGTGGCGAATAAAGGAGGGGCAAATGTTTTTATAATGTATCAGCCAGATGCATGGAAGTCTGATTGGAGCACTTATCTGATGCCAATCAATTTTTTGGAGACGAGAGCGGCAGATATTATTTTGGGCGATATTCTCGGAAATGGCCGCAATGATCTGGTCTTCGCCAACTCGGCTGAGATTGGTGGATACTCCCAGATCGTGATTTTCGAAAATAATGGCAGCGGTTTCAATTCAAATCCACATTCGATAATCCAGACTTCAATTGGGTTGTCTTCTCTCGCAATAGGGGATCTAGCAAACGATTCGATGACAGATGTCATCGCCCTCAGCCGAACTGCTAGACATGCGAGCCTATACTGTCAGAGTCCTGCCCGTACTTTTAGCAATGTTCCTAGCGCAAAGATTCCCTTGGATGTCAATCCTATAAAAACGGTTATAGATCGTTCTACTGGCAGTCCTGAAGGGATTCTTGTATTGTGTCAAGGTGAAAACAATCAACCTTCGACGATTACATTTTTCCTTAGCAGACCAGAAGGAGTCGGTAATGCGGATTTAAACGCTTTCACAACTCCAAATGGACCTGGTGATTTAGATGTTGGTAAGACACAAAAAGGTGATGTAATTGTCGCTACGGTCCTTTCTTCCAGCAACCAGATTATGATTTACGATTTAAAAGGGGGAAAGACTAAGATACTTCCAACCCAAGAGGGGCCAATCTCATTATGTTGGGGAAGATTCGACCTTGATGAGGATGATGATCTTGCGATTTTGAATTCTGTTTCGGGGTCTGTGAGCATATACCGCGGTGGAGATATCTTCAACTCCTCCTATCCCACCGCCAATCTAAGCCTTGGAATAGTTGGTGGGAAAGAAATCGCCAAATTAAGCGTACGCGGTGACGGATTTGATGATATTGTAATAACACATTCTCTAGGCTCCACAATCTTGTTCAATTCTGAAAATGGACAATACTTCAATCCAATGGTTACTGAGGAATTGGGTACTGGAATTGCAGGACAAAGAACATGGGTTACAATCGGGGATTTCAACGGAGATGGGATAAAAGCAGACCTCGGTATAATTAATCAGCTTTCGAATAGGGTTGAAATTTATATACGCAACTCTACTGGTTCGCCAGGTCAATACTATGACTTGATGCCTAGAGCGATGCTTGCCCGCACAGGCGAGAAGTTCTCTGGGTTGGCCGTTGGTGACTTTGGGGGAAGCGTAAGAGATGATATCGCTATTCTTACAGAATCTGGAAAAATTCTTGTTTATTTACAACAAGCTATCGGTTTCGATAATTATTATGTGTTCACGGAGGCAAATGCAACGATCTTGCTTAAAGGAGCAGGATCCAGTATAACCTCAGAAGACCTGAACGATGATGGTCTTGATGACATAGCTGTCGGTCTGTTAGATTCGCCAGAAGCAATTGTTTTACTTAGGACTGGATCTTCTTCCTTCGACAAATTTTTCTTTTTCACGACTGGTTCTAACCCCTCTAATTTAATTGCTTGCGACCTTAATGATGATGACCGAATGGATCTGATGGCTTCGTCACCCAACAGCTTTTGTCTCAGCTTTTGGCTACAAAAGAATCTGAGACCTTTGGCAGTCGCCTCAGCTTCATCTTATCTCGAGCGGGAGGGCGCCATCATAACGTTTAACGCAAACGGGTCCTCTGATTCATTCTCTGATTTGGCCTTGCTCAACTATACCTGGAGTCTGGAAAGTGGTATGATAAGATATGGAAAATATTTCACCTACGCCTTTATGAAAGATGGCTCGAAGTTCGTATCATTAAAAGTTACGGATCGCTCAGGATTGAGCGCTTACAGCAACATTACTTTAAACATCTTGGACAACAGTCCGGTCGCATCATTCGACTTTACTCCAATTAGTCCCTTTGAAGGTGAGGCTGTCGTCTTCATGGACAAGTCTTCATCCTATCCTGATAATATTACTAATTGGACCTGGAGCTTTGGAGATTCCACTTTCGCATATGTTAAAAATCCAATACATGTTTTTCAATCTCAGGGCACCTATGAGGTATCTTTGGTCGTGAGAGATGCGGATGGATCCATCAGTCCAATTTACCGCAGAACGATTGTTGTTTCTGATACTAATCCCCATGTGACCTTCGTTGCGAATCGCACCAGTCTATTAGAGGGCGGTAGCGTCGCATTCACTTCCACTTCCATTGCAGGGTATGATCCAATTATCAACTATACATGGAATTTCGGTGATGGAGGGGTGGCTTACGGCCCTGAGGCAGTTCATACATTCATTCAAAATGGAAATTACATCGTAACTTTGACCGTTTTTGACTCGGATGGTTCCAGCAACTCATCGAGAATTTCCATCCAAGTTCTTGACACCTCCCCAAAGGTCTCCTTCATTTTCTCGCCCGATAATGCGCCTGAAGGTACTACCATAACCTTTACAGACACTTCGGAAAGCTATGACCCCATCTCAAATTGGACCTGGAACTTCGGTGACGGTACTCTTGGCTACGGTAGGACAATTCAGCATATCTACCAAAGAAATGGTACATATTCTGTAGGCCTGACTGTACGCGATGGGGATGGCTCAATAGGGTTTGCCGTGCTCTTCATTAGCGTCACTGATACTTCACCTATTCCTTTGTTCGATTGGGAGCCGATTCTTCCAGATGAGGGTATTCCCGTCACCTTCTACTGCAATAGTATTTCATGGGATCCGCTTGTCAATTGGACGTGGGATATCAATCATGAAACGCTGTTTGGGAAAGCAATCACCTATATTTTCCCAGACTCAGGAACATATACAATAAGGCTAACGGTACGTGATTACGACGGAAGCATTGCCTCGTTATCCAAAAACATCATAATTAGTGAGGCTGACCTCGACACTGATTTCACTTACTTTCCGGATGAGATATTCGAGGGGACCGTGGTTCATTTCCACGACTCATCCTATACCCCTGTAGACCCCATAGTGGCCTGGCACTGGGACTTTGGTGATGGTTCCTATGGCTATGGAAAAGAGATTACACACGTCTTCACCTGCTCTGGTGAATTCATTGTTAGTCTGACTATTATGGATAGCGATGGCAGTATTGGCAAGGCACAAAGAAAACTATTGGTGCTTGAGGTTATTCCAGCTCCTTCTTTCACCATCGAGCCCTTAGAAATCATTGAGGGACAATATGTATTCCTGAACGCCACCGCCAATACGTTCGACCCAATTTCAAAATGGATATGGAGATTCGATGACGGCACGATATTTTATGGGCAGAACATAACCCGAGCCTTCAAGGATGGTCAATGTTGGGTCAATCTTACGGTAATAGATTCAGATGGCACTTTAGGTTATGTCAATCGAACTTTCTCGGTACAGGATACCAAGCCAATAGCCTTAGTAGAAGTAGGAGATGTGATTGAAGGTATTGCCACGGTATTCAAGGACCGCTCCCTAACACAATGGGATCCCATAGTCTATTGGTTCTGGGACTTCGGGGATGGGACCATTGTGGAGGGCATAAAGAACGTCACACACACTTATAACATGGGCGGGATCTTCCATCTTATCCACAAAGTGCGAGATAGCGATGGCAACGAGGATGTGGTCGAACTCACCATTGAGGTTGTTAGGGTTCTGCCAAGATTGTCTTTATACATCCCTAAAAATCTAATCGAAGGCATTCCCGTATATCTTAATAGCTCGATTCAGAGCTATAATCAAATCGTATATGTGAATTGGTCTTTTGGCGATGGTACCTATTCCGCGGGCGGATATGAAATGAGCCAGATGACAAAAAAATACGCCTCTCAAGGATGGTACAACATCACCTTAACAGTTCAAGAGGCAGATTTGGATGTTAATTCAACCACAGTTAAAATCTATGTCCAAGATACTTCCCCCATTATAATCTCTTTCGGGACCCAGGATCGATTAACTTCATATTACGAATATGATCAAGTCTGGTTCCAAATCACCGCTACCCCAGGGCATGACCCCATTATCCGATACAGCTGGGATTTCGAGGGAACGGGGGTTTTCGTATCCTCTGACCCACCTCTGGCTAACATGAGTTCTCACCGCTACACACGATCTGGAATATATATCGCAAGAGCATTAGTAACTGATTCTGATGGGACGGTAGTTTACTCGCAAACATATCAGGTGAAGATAATTAATGTTCGCCCCGTAGCTCGATTCACATGGCGAAATGATTCTTCCATACCGGGAATGGTATGGTTTAATGCAAGCTCCTCTAGTGACACACCCAATGACATTAACAGCCTCCGCTATCGCTGGGATTTCGGTGATGGAGAGGGGACCTCTTACATCTATAATCAATTAATATCTCACACCTTCTCCGCAGACGGCAGCTATCGGGTATCGCTTCTAGTCAAAGACGATGATGATATGGAGTCTTCCCCTGCGTATGTCTACATCGTCGTAGATAGGATTCCCCCCCACGTGGTGATGGTGCAGGATGGGATGAACGCGACTGTCGGCTCAGCGATACATATCGCAGCCCTAATCACTGATGCAGGGAGCGGTATTCAATCTGTCATGCTAGTCTACCGCATCGGCGATGGCCCTGAGCTGAGCGTACCCATGACGCCAAGCCAATCACCCAATCTCTTCACCGCTATAATCGAAGCTCAGACGAATGCCACTAGAATAGTCTACAAGATAGTGGTGAAGGATAATGCCAACAATGAAAAGACTACACAGGAATTCGCTCTTCTGGTACGTGAGCCTCCAGGATCATCCAATATATTATTACTGGGAATGGTCTTGGCAGCGTTGCTCATCACCTTAGGGTATTTATTCGCTCGCGCAGCGGTGGCGGTGGACGAAGTATTCATTATATATCATGATGGTCGACTTATAGCGCATCAGACACGCCGGTTGAAGCCGGGGATGGATGATCATATCTTGAGCTCTATGCTGATTGCCATCCAATCATTTGTTAAGGACTCCTTCAAGGATGAGAGCTCCACCCATCTCCAGAGGCTCGATTTCGGCGAGAAGAAAATATTAGTTGAAAAGGGCAAGCACATATTTTTAGCGGTTGTGTTACATGGGAAGAAAGCTGGTAACATTCCAAGACGTATGCAGAAATTGCTCGAGGATTTAGAGAAATCCTATGAAACCGCCCTTTCCGATTGGGATGGTGACCTAGAGAAGGTCCGAGGTATTAAGAACGAGATAAAAAACGTCTTTAGCAGAAAGCCCCTCCCATTCTTGAAGTATTGTGAAAAGAGTAAGGAATCGAAGAGCGAAACAGGATAA